The sequence TTGTATTTAAGTGTATCATTGGGCCGGGAAACCTGCTATCTCACAAAATTTTTATAGCTATCGATAAGATAACAGTAAAACAGATAATCCTGCTTGTCATGCAGCGCCTGATGACAGATAATAATAGATAATACAAGACACTGGAGGGGAGCAGCTCATGAATAATTACCTTGGCGATATTATTTCCATTTTCATATGCCTTTGGTTTATCAAGACATATCTTCTGCATTACCGCATGACAAAAGAAGAGGCTTTCATTGTCAGGGAGGCGCCGAAGGTATTCCTCTATCCTTTGACAATCCTTGTCTGCATCATGCTGGTCCTGGTACCGCTTTCGGAAAGAGGGCTTGCTCCCGGCGTTGTGCCTGATTCCATCCTGAAATACACTCTTGTTTCCTTCATGCTCTGGATCACGCTTGTCCTTTACACGAAATGGAACTGGGGCGTGCATGTGACAGACAGGAAAGTCAGAAGCAAAAACAACATGCAGATGCTGCTTCTCCTGATCCTTCTCTTCCTTCTGGCAACAATTTTATAAACGAAAAAAGGGGCTGTGACAAAATCCGTTAAAACGCTGCTTTTTCCTTTTCTCGAGCGAAGCGAGGTTTAAGGGTGTCAGAGCTCGCCCCGTAGGGGGAGCTGGCGCCGGAGGCGTCTGAGGAGGTTCATCTCCTCGAGCGGAGCGAGGTTTTGAGGTTTTCAGATAGCGTCGATAAATACATTTGTCAGATAATCCTCTAATTGAATATACCCAGACAAAAAGGGGCTGTGGCAAAATGATTAACCATTTTGTCACAGCCCCTTTATTGCGTATTTATTTAAAGAACTTCAGGTTGTCATACGTCGGGGAAACGATCCAGTTTCCTTTTGTATCGATAAGTCCCCACTTGCCATCAACTTTGACGCCGGCCCTGTCATTCATGAAGGATGTCATCTGGCTGATCTTCTTCGGGAAAACGATGGCGTCATTGCCATCATAGCTGATGACCTTCCATGCATCATCCTTCACAGGAATCAGGCCGCAGGAAGCAGTACCCGTTTCGCGGTAGAGGGGAGCGGAAATGACTTTCCCGTCCTTATCAAGGATGCCGTATTTCCCATCCTGCTTATAGGAAAGCATCGAGCTTCCCAGGTACTTGATCTCAGCGTAAGAGAAGGGAACGAGCTCTTTGCCGTCGTCCATGGAAAGGACGCCCCAGTCTCCCTTGTCATTCCTGCAGATGAGGATGCCTGCTTCATCGACGGGGATGACTGCTTTGTAGGCGATGTGGGCAATGAATGTACCGCTCCTGTTTTCCCAGCCGTAGCGGTCATTATTGAAAACAAGGATGCCGCGGCTCGATGCCGGGAAGACGCGTGCATTCGATGTGCTTGCAATGACCTTGCCGGTATTATCGATGTAGCCGCGTTTGACAAGGACGGTTGGAACCGTTCCGTATTCATAACCCCACGGATCCCACAGCGGGAAGCCGATGCCAAAACCCCATCCGCCATGATAGCGGTGGTGATGGTGGGGACGCAGCCAGTGACCCCAGCCCCAGCCGATGCCGATCGAGACAGGATAGCGGCGTACGACGCCTTCTTCCCTGACCTCGCCTTTCCTGACTTCTGCCAGACCATCTTCGAAGGGGAAGAGCATGTCATAATCAGCCATGAAAGCAATCGTCCCGTCCGGCTTGATATAAGCGCCGCCGTCGATTGTCTTGACGCCAGCCAGGCCTTCCGAGAATTCTGTCATGACGCGCTTGAACTGAGGCTTTACCGCCACCGTTCCCTCATCATTGACAAAGCCCCAGAGACCTTCCTTGTTCTTGACGGCTGTCAGATGCTCGGAAAAGATTGGTGCGGCCTCTTCATAAGAGAAGGGAACGACAGGCGTATTTTCCTTATTGATGAAACCCCAGAGATTTTCCTTATTCTTGACGGCCAGAAGACCGCTGCTAAAGGAGGGGCCGGAATCCTTATAAGAAGGCTCGATGACAACGGTGCCGGTCTGATCGATGACACCCCATTTTCCGTCCATCTTTACAGGCGCAAGACCCTCAGCAAACCAGCGCGCTTCCTGATAGAGAGGCGCGATTTCCTTTCCGTCATAGAAAAGGTAGCCGTACTTGCCATCCAGCTTGACAATGGCAGAGCCGTCCTGGAAATCAGAGACCTGGTCATACACATGATCGGAAATGACAGTGCCGTCTTCCCGGTAGAAGCGTATCTTGCTGTCGGGAAGCTTGACCGCAAGCGCATTGTCCTTCCAGACAGAACGGCTTTCATAGGAAACAGGGACGATGACTTTGCCTTCCCTGTTGTAGAAGCCGCGGAGCTTGCCCTTTGATACCTCGATCAGGTTGTCACGGCCCGCCTGGCTCGCAAGGTCAGCTTCCTGGTCTTCAGAATCAGAAAGGGAAACTGCTTCCTTGTCATAAGAAAGGGGAATGACGACTTTGCCCGACGCGTCAAGCGCGCCCCACTTGCCATCCTTTTCAACGCCCGCTGCAAAGGGGACAGGGGAAAGAGCTTCAGAAGGCTGAGGGGTTTCAGATGCATAGACATTTGCCGAAAGTGTAAGAGCGGCCGCCGCAAGAATGGCCGCCAGTTGATGATGGAACATAGAATCACCTCACAGAATAAATCCGGGAAAGCTTTCTTTTCCAGTGTTAGTTTCATTTGCCTTTATTTTAGCATATTTCGATATAAGCTTAATAAGAAATATGGAATTGGAATTTAATGAGGTATAAATTAATTTTATATTATTAAAAGATTGACACAATTTTAGCGATATATCATAATATTGTGAATGGGACGCAAAATATTTATTTTGTCCCGCTATATGTCAATGATTCTGCTCCGATAGGGAGATCGGCGCGGAATCGGTGTGTTACAGGGAGGATTGCTATGAAGGGAAAAAGCAATTTAGTGTGGCTGAGTGCAGTCATAGCCATGATGGGATGTGGGAGCGCATATGCAGAGGATACATTTTACGAACTGGATCCAGTCATCGTCACTGCCCAGCGCATGGAAACAACAGATCTGAAGACGCCTGCATCAGTTGAGACCATTACATCGGAGGACATTAAAAAATCTGGTGCAACTACGGTTCATGAAGCACTGCGGTACAGCACAGGCATTATTATTCATGCGCAGGGCCCCAGAAATATTTCTCAGGGGACAATGACAAATAAAGCCGTCATCCGTGGCAACGAGAAAGGCACTCTTGTCCTGGTAGATGGCGTTCCTATCAATCAGGCCGGACGATATAATCTCGAGGATATACCTGTTGATTCTGTTGACAGGATTGAAGTCGTCAGGGGCGGCGGAGCGGTGCTTTACGGTTCGGAAGCATCCGGCGGCGTTATCAATATCATTACAAAAGGCACCCGCGAAAATATGATCCGCGCAGGGCTTGGGAATTATGGCATCCAGAATTATTCCGGTTCTGTACAGGCAGGAAAATTTGGAATGACTTATACCTATGACCATACCGGGCGGATTTCAAATATTTCCAGTCCTACCAAACCGGCAAAGAAAGCGAGAGGAACCACACCTAATGGAGGGATGTACTATAACATCCTCCGCGGCGAACACAGCAATCTGAACTGGCGTTATAATTTTAACGACAATTTGTATTTCACACATACATATAGTGAAAACAGCGACCATTATGTTTACAAGTATGATGGGCATGATTATAAGCCCAATACAGGTGCTGATTTCAAAGATGCACTTCATAGTACCAAATCCAATCTGATGCAGCTGCACTTTGATAATGGCGATCTGAAGGCATCCATTTTCTATAACAAAAAAGATCAGAAAACAAGAAACCTCATTGCTTATCAGGAAGCAACACTGAAAAGAGGGAAAGTGTCAGTCGCGCATCCTGAACAGTTTGATCCGAGCCGGAAAGACCGGAATTCAACGACCTATAAAGACCAGACGATCGGCCTTGATGTTTCCAATCGCTGGCATTTTAATAAAGGTTCCTTCATGCTGGGATACAATTTCCAGAGAGATTTGGAAACAAAGAAAGTATCGGATACGTATGTTGGCGGATACCTGTCATCGGCTGGCTCGATAAATAGCTATGAGAGAAACATGCACTCTGTTTTCGGCCAGCTTGCATATAATCTCACAGAGAAGGACGAAGTGGATCTGAATTTCCGCGAAACTTGGACAGAAGCGGATGAAGCAGGCAACAAATACGATAAGTTCACGCCTGAAATCAACTGGGTTCATTCCTTCGATGAAGATACTTCTCTTTATGCCAAAGCAGGAAAATCCTTCATGATGCCGACATTCACGCAGCTTTATGGCGGCGGAAATATCCTGGGCGTTCCGGATCTTAAACCTGAATCAGGCAATCACTACGAATTAGGCGTTAAGAAGAATATCGGTAAGTCTGCATGGCGGTTTGATGTATTCCATTACAGAATCAAGAATCATATTGATGCGGATACAGATAAATGGCCGGAAGTATCTTATAAGAATACCGACATCCGGAACACTGGCGTCGAACTCGACTTCTCGCGTCAGGAAAATGAAAATCTGTCTTACCATGCCGGCATTACATATAGTCATCCTGAAAAGAGAAAAGATGGAGAAAATAACGGGAACTGGCATGACTATTATGGCAAACTGCAGTTCAATGCAGGAGCCAGCTATACGACAGGCAAGCTGACGACATCCTTTGAAATGAATGTACTCTCCCTGAGAAAGAGGGATGCTTATCCCTACGAAGACTTCAAGGCACAGTGCTTCACTGATTTGAATTTCTCCTACAAGGCCAATGAAGAATGCCGTGTATTCCTGAACATTGATAATGTATTCAACAGGCATGATATCGTTTCTTCCTCGACCTCGAATTTCTATGATCTTGGCAGAAACTTCATGGCAGGGGTTGAATACAAGTTCTAACAAGATGAATATGTAAGTATGCTTTTACAGATAAAGGCACGGCATCTGCCAGAATACGGAAGCAGAAGGGCCTGATCATATACTTACAGGATATTGGAATACTGCTGTTAAAGGGGCTGTGATGAAATGATTGTATTTCTGCAGCCTCTTTTCCAATGTGATTAATTAATACCGAATGAGAGATAAATTAGGGCATACTATTTATTTATTGACTTATTTCTAATGAAACGTCATAATATGAAAGGCTGTAATAATTATTTAATTATTATCCAATTTTTTTATTATTTCTATCTGATTGGGGAGATTTGATAGAGATAGATAATTCACAGGGAGGATTATCATGAAGAAGTTAAAATTTCTAGTTGCCGCTGAATTAATAGCATGTACGTCAATTGGCGGTTATATAGTTGCTGCCGAAGATGTATATGAATTAAACCCGGTTGTCGTTACTGCTGAGAGAACAGAGAAGAAGGATTTAGAGACTCCGGCAGCGGTCCAGGTAATTACAGCGAAAGAAATTAAGGAACAGGGGTATACTTCCGTCGCAGATGCATTGGGGCATACGGTGGATGTAGGAGCCTATTCTTACACGAGTGACGGGGATGATTTGGGAGGATCCCAGAGCCGTTTCTATATCCGTGGATTTGATAAGGGGACATTGGTATTGGTCAATGGAGCTCCTATCAATATCATGAATTATTCTTCAACAAGCGGCGTCCCGATTGATGCTGTCGAGAAAATTGAAGTCATCAAGGGACCAAGCTCCGTTTTGTATGGCGCTGAAGCGATGGGCGGCGTTGTGAATATTATCACGAAAAAAGGCGGAGAAGATAAAACGACCGCCAAGGTTACCTACGGCAACTATACCAACGGGTATCAGGTCAGCACCAGCGGGGAAAAGTATTTCATTTCCTTTAACCGCGATAATTTCGATCGTTTTAATAATCCGAGCACTATATTTCCAAAGTCTAAGTATGGCTGGGAAAATGACAAGGGGCATAGGACGAACCTCTTCACCTCTATTAATTTGACGGATAAACTGACCTTTGACTGGATGCGTTTTTCATCGAATAAGAACCGCTGGGCCAAGGAAGTCAAGGATGGGAAGAAAACCGGAAAGATTTATACGGGAAGCACGGGTCTCTATAATTATAATGATGTAAAGAATACCATGGATTTGATATACAATGATGATGAAAGTCATTTCAAATCAATCATGGCCTTCAATAACAGAAGGCTGGACAGCACCAATACAAAGTTTAATAAAGACGGATCTGTAAAGAGCAAAGCACGGGGAACCAATTATAATGTCTATAATTTTAACTTCAATAACCAGAAGACCTGGTACTTAAACGATGGGAAAGACAGCCTGACAGCAGGTCTTGATTATAAATATGAACATTATAAATCGTTGAATGGGGAAGATTATATCGGCAGAAGCAACTATGGTCTGTTTGCATCTTACAGCCATGAGTTTAATGACAGGATGACCGGTATCTTCGGCGCACGTGAATTTGTGAATCAGTCAAACGGATGGGATAAATCCAATAAGAAATTCCTGCCGCAGGTTCAGTTCCTTTACAAGCTTTCGGACGACTGGAGCCTCTATACGAATGTGGGCGAATCATTCGACATGCCGGCCATTAATTCTAAATATTATTCATCAAAGCTTAAGAACTGGAATATAAAGCCACAGTCCGGGTGGACATATGAATTTGGTACAAAGTATATTACCGGCAAGGACAGCTTGAAGATCGATGTATTCCATATGGATATCAAGGATAAATTCGAATGGGTGCATGAGTCTGAGCTGATTGATGGCGGCGCTGATAATATCAATGTCCAGGTCAATGGCGGCGATTTTAAGAATACAGGGCTGGAAGTGGAATATGAACATATCATTAACAGCAACTGGCGTTATTCATTAGGAGCTTCCATTTCTAATCCGAAGATGAAGGATTATAACAGTGACGTATGGCGCCAGAGCGAAGCAAGGCTTCAGGGAAGCGCGAGCCTGTCCTATGAAGAAGGGAAGTTCTATGGAGGACTCAATTACTTCCTGATTTCTGACAGGCAGGATAGCCATTATACACGGGACGGTTCTATCGCAAAGAACACGAAAGGATGGGATCATAAGACGCCAAACAGTTCTCTCCTGAATGCCGTGTTCTCCTATGCTCCTAATAAGGAACAGGCTGTTACCCTGAACTTGTATAATCTGCTTGACCGGAAGAATCCTATTAATGATTCAGAAAATGTTGATCTGCCCTTCCATTGGACGGTTTCATACAGTTATTCGTTCTGATGAAATGAAGAGAAAAATAAAAGAATCTGCTTTCTTTGAGAGGTGTTATGAAAAAGTTTTTTCTGATTTTCTTTTGCTGTTTTCTTGCAATGACCACGCTTACCGGCTGCATGGCTGAGAAGAGTTCGACCGGACGCGTACTGACCGATGGGGCAGGAAGAGAAGTGAGGATTCCTGAAAAGCCATCGCGTATCGTTTCTCTGACGTATGGCACGGATGAAATTCTGCTTGGGCTTGTGAGTACGAGGAGAATCAGCGCGCTTTCTAAATATGCAGGGGCTGAAGGAATCACTTTTGTGACGAAGAAGGAAAAGGAAGCGGTAGGCCGCACACTAGACTTGAATCCGGAAGCCGTTATGGCGCTTAATCCGGATCTGGTACTAGTGTCCACAGAAACGCCAGCCAACTTTGTCCAGACACTCTCTGCATCCGGCGTGCCTGTGTTTGTATCGATCATCCCGAAGGACTGGGATGAGATGGAAACCAGAGTGCAGGGGATTGCAAACGCAGTCGATGAAGAGGGTAAGG is a genomic window of Veillonellaceae bacterium containing:
- a CDS encoding TonB-dependent receptor; protein product: MKKLKFLVAAELIACTSIGGYIVAAEDVYELNPVVVTAERTEKKDLETPAAVQVITAKEIKEQGYTSVADALGHTVDVGAYSYTSDGDDLGGSQSRFYIRGFDKGTLVLVNGAPINIMNYSSTSGVPIDAVEKIEVIKGPSSVLYGAEAMGGVVNIITKKGGEDKTTAKVTYGNYTNGYQVSTSGEKYFISFNRDNFDRFNNPSTIFPKSKYGWENDKGHRTNLFTSINLTDKLTFDWMRFSSNKNRWAKEVKDGKKTGKIYTGSTGLYNYNDVKNTMDLIYNDDESHFKSIMAFNNRRLDSTNTKFNKDGSVKSKARGTNYNVYNFNFNNQKTWYLNDGKDSLTAGLDYKYEHYKSLNGEDYIGRSNYGLFASYSHEFNDRMTGIFGAREFVNQSNGWDKSNKKFLPQVQFLYKLSDDWSLYTNVGESFDMPAINSKYYSSKLKNWNIKPQSGWTYEFGTKYITGKDSLKIDVFHMDIKDKFEWVHESELIDGGADNINVQVNGGDFKNTGLEVEYEHIINSNWRYSLGASISNPKMKDYNSDVWRQSEARLQGSASLSYEEGKFYGGLNYFLISDRQDSHYTRDGSIAKNTKGWDHKTPNSSLLNAVFSYAPNKEQAVTLNLYNLLDRKNPINDSENVDLPFHWTVSYSYSF
- a CDS encoding TonB-dependent receptor; this encodes MKGKSNLVWLSAVIAMMGCGSAYAEDTFYELDPVIVTAQRMETTDLKTPASVETITSEDIKKSGATTVHEALRYSTGIIIHAQGPRNISQGTMTNKAVIRGNEKGTLVLVDGVPINQAGRYNLEDIPVDSVDRIEVVRGGGAVLYGSEASGGVINIITKGTRENMIRAGLGNYGIQNYSGSVQAGKFGMTYTYDHTGRISNISSPTKPAKKARGTTPNGGMYYNILRGEHSNLNWRYNFNDNLYFTHTYSENSDHYVYKYDGHDYKPNTGADFKDALHSTKSNLMQLHFDNGDLKASIFYNKKDQKTRNLIAYQEATLKRGKVSVAHPEQFDPSRKDRNSTTYKDQTIGLDVSNRWHFNKGSFMLGYNFQRDLETKKVSDTYVGGYLSSAGSINSYERNMHSVFGQLAYNLTEKDEVDLNFRETWTEADEAGNKYDKFTPEINWVHSFDEDTSLYAKAGKSFMMPTFTQLYGGGNILGVPDLKPESGNHYELGVKKNIGKSAWRFDVFHYRIKNHIDADTDKWPEVSYKNTDIRNTGVELDFSRQENENLSYHAGITYSHPEKRKDGENNGNWHDYYGKLQFNAGASYTTGKLTTSFEMNVLSLRKRDAYPYEDFKAQCFTDLNFSYKANEECRVFLNIDNVFNRHDIVSSSTSNFYDLGRNFMAGVEYKF
- a CDS encoding WG repeat-containing protein — translated: MFHHQLAAILAAAALTLSANVYASETPQPSEALSPVPFAAGVEKDGKWGALDASGKVVIPLSYDKEAVSLSDSEDQEADLASQAGRDNLIEVSKGKLRGFYNREGKVIVPVSYESRSVWKDNALAVKLPDSKIRFYREDGTVISDHVYDQVSDFQDGSAIVKLDGKYGYLFYDGKEIAPLYQEARWFAEGLAPVKMDGKWGVIDQTGTVVIEPSYKDSGPSFSSGLLAVKNKENLWGFINKENTPVVPFSYEEAAPIFSEHLTAVKNKEGLWGFVNDEGTVAVKPQFKRVMTEFSEGLAGVKTIDGGAYIKPDGTIAFMADYDMLFPFEDGLAEVRKGEVREEGVVRRYPVSIGIGWGWGHWLRPHHHHRYHGGWGFGIGFPLWDPWGYEYGTVPTVLVKRGYIDNTGKVIASTSNARVFPASSRGILVFNNDRYGWENRSGTFIAHIAYKAVIPVDEAGILICRNDKGDWGVLSMDDGKELVPFSYAEIKYLGSSMLSYKQDGKYGILDKDGKVISAPLYRETGTASCGLIPVKDDAWKVISYDGNDAIVFPKKISQMTSFMNDRAGVKVDGKWGLIDTKGNWIVSPTYDNLKFFK